The Aspergillus nidulans FGSC A4 chromosome VII nucleotide sequence ACTGGTGACGCTCATAATCCCACGAAGTgcatcatcaacatctcTTCACTCCTTGCGCTGAAGGCCGGCACAGGTGCTGTTCCCTATGCTGCGTCGAAGGCGGGCGTGCTGGGCCTGACGAGGTCATTGGCCGTTGAGGCGGCTAAGACGCTCCGGAATCAGGTTATTCGCTCGAATGCGATTGTACCGGGGTATATCGAGACCCCTATGATTGCTGGTAAGCTCTGAACTACCTTATAACAACTTTCCACCCATCCCTCTCCTGACTTATGCTCTACGTACTAATCGGATCATGGGTACGACCTGCAGATTTCAGTCAAGCTGAAAACAACAGATTGAAGGAAGATATCCCGCTCGGGCGCTTCGGCCAACCTCATGAAATCGCCGACGCTGCGGTCTTTTTGGCTGAGAACGAGTACGCGAATAATTGCATTATAAACCTAGACGGTGGTCTTAGTGCGCTTTGATATAAGTTAAGAGCGAGCTGATGGAAAGATTCGCATGTACTATAGACTATCTAGTATGGTCCAACCATTTACGGAGAACGTCATATTGAGCCCGGTCACGCCGCGATGACACAAGGTCCCACTGACCTTACGAGGTGAAGAGTACATTCTTTAAAAGTTCATCTGTAGCCCGTGAGTTTGTTCTTAGCTAGATCGTCTGTAATCGTGAAAGTCGGTTGACGTATGATACATGAGATAGTGGCATTTGGGGGAAAAAGGTAGATGGAGACACAGATAGCCCCAGTCCCCCATATGCTGCTTCTGTGAGAGATGTTACACGTTGGTCGGCCGTAGATTGCCGCTGCGCATATGCGTGCGTTATCAGTCATCATCGATCAGAATAGCGCCCCCTTCGGCCTCAGACAGATCAATGGGATGTGCTTTATCGGCACCATCCGAGATTGAAACGTTCGCCACTCGCTTAGTGGGAGGATCGCCGTTGAGCTCGGTTTCATTAGCATCGCGCTTGCGTTTCCCTAGATTTGACGTCCCATTCGCTTCAGCATCATACGGTGCAGGGGCTTGAGGTTTCCGTGGGATCTCAGGTATTCTGTTAAGCACGATGGGTTGTTCCTCTGACGGTGGTGATCCAGGTGCGACTACGATAAGCTGGAGGTTAACTCTTGGTtgctcatcttcgtcgataACCGTCAAGAAAGCTGAAGTTGTGATACCCAGATCGGACAGCTTTTTCGGAAGATTATCTTCGAGATCTGGGTCGTAGATTGTGCCCTGCTCAGTATTTACGGAAAATTCCTGTCCGTACTTTAGCTGTGTTCGGAGTATGTTCTCAACTAGATCATTCAATGTGGCGCGAGTGAGGTCGATCTCAATTCTGGCATGGGCAACAGAACAAACAGGGCAATGCGGATTCGGTGGGTTTAAGGACTCGGAGTTAATTGCACGAGCTCCTGAGCGCTCGAGGAAAACCTACACATGAGCACAAATTTAGTATATATCGAAGAACTGTGATTAAAGAGCCTCACCATTTTCGCATGGTCATAGTCACCCTTTAGGACCTTCAGCGCTTGGAGGACACAAAGACCCGCTGTCATCGCATTTGTGGTTGCGATCGCTGGGATAATATTACCCGCCATTTCTGTAAGACGAGACATCAGCGAGATAGTTAGAACACTTGGGTTGACAAGAAAGACGTACGCTTCGTGTCAAATTTTGATTTCGGTTCGATTCCAAAGATGGTTGCGCGAAGATTAGCACTTGCTGTAACGAAGTCTAATGTGTCTACATCATCCTTGTCGAACACCAGAACCGCGGGAGAACCGCTTTCTTCGGACTGCAGTGTTTTGAGGCGTTTGCTTAGACGATCCAAGCTGCATGGCCAATCAGTAAAGTGTAAGGGAGGATTGTTATAGCTGGGCTGGCAACTCACCTGTCTTTGAAGACCGCCAGGTTTTCAGAGACCGTCCAGACTCTCTGGTCCTTCAAGGAGACCTCCGGTTCAACAGTAGATAGTGTCCCTTCCAATTCCTTGAAATCTAGAGGTTCTGGAGCCTTTCTCGAGGTCCACATATCTTCCATGCCACGTAGCCGGTTGATATCCTCCTTAAAAACTTTATCAAAGACCTTTTGAGCAAACTCAGCCGAGCCCATGGATTGACGAATTTCCTTGAGAGCTCTTGCTTCTCTCTGCAGATTCTCAATTTCCTCCACTGTGAATAATGTTAATAAAGTTTTTTCAAAGTAGGTTAACAGACATGATGCAACGAACCGTTGTCTGCATCCGCGGAGTAGTCAAATTCTTCTGTATCAGTCTCGCTCGTCCCGAATAGCTCGCTTCAAATTGTCAGCATGCGCAAGAACTTTCAAAGGCTCGCCGAACATACGGCAAGAGATAGCTTTTCGCCCAGACAATGCAGTGGATTGGCTGGCTCGGTGTGCTTCGGATGGTGCAGACAGGGAATGACTTTGGGACCTCTTTAGAGTTGCAGTCGTAACACTCTGTCACATTCTACAAACGTCAGCGGTGTCGCTTGGGTGAACGACGACATGTGCTGACCTTCTTGATAACTTGCACCTGACCATTGAAGCCAGTTGTTCCACTCTCAATCAGAGGCACATCCGCCGCTAAACACATCATATTGACATGACGCCGCGCGTCAAGATTGTCAAGCGCATTGAAGACGACATTGAAAGTCGCAAACCAGTCCACGTCGAATTTGCTGTCCTTGATGTTGGCATGGTAAGCCTCAATCCTCGCGCTAGGCTGAAACTTTTGCGCAACTTCCTTTGCGACCTAACAGCATACCCATCGGTCAGACAGTTTCGTAAACGCAGTATTTGACAAGAGCGCGATAGCTCGGCAAGGGAGGGATGACGACACGCGCTCGGGAACAGCAACGTACTATAGCTTTCGGCTTCTTAATGTGTTCGTGGCGGAAGAGAAATTGACGGTTCAAGTTGCTCAGGTCAATGGTGTCGAGGTCAATGACGTGTATTTCACCGAACCCAGTAAGCAGGAGGTTCTTGAGGAGCTCGCAGCCAATTCCTCCAGCGCCGACG carries:
- a CDS encoding E1 ubiquitin-activating protein ubaB (transcript_id=CADANIAT00009164), with the protein product MTRDTYLKRSLGTQANRIRESRVLLVGAGGIGCELLKNLLLTGFGEIHVIDLDTIDLSNLNRQFLFRHEHIKKPKAIVAKEVAQKFQPSARIEAYHANIKDSKFDVDWFATFNVVFNALDNLDARRHVNMMCLAADVPLIESGTTGFNGQVQVIKKNVTECYDCNSKEVPKSFPVCTIRSTPSQPIHCIVWAKSYLLPELFGTSETDTEEFDYSADADNVEEIENLQREARALKEIRQSMGSAEFAQKVFDKVFKEDINRLRGMEDMWTSRKAPEPLDFKELEGTLSTVEPEVSLKDQRVWTVSENLAVFKDSLDRLSKRLKTLQSEESGSPAVLVFDKDDVDTLDFVTASANLRATIFGIEPKSKFDTKQMAGNIIPAIATTNAMTAGLCVLQALKVLKGDYDHAKMVFLERSGARAINSESLNPPNPHCPVCSVAHARIEIDLTRATLNDLVENILRTQLKYGQEFSVNTEQGTIYDPDLEDNLPKKLSDLGITTSAFLTVIDEDEQPRVNLQLIVVAPGSPPSEEQPIVLNRIPEIPRKPQAPAPYDAEANGTSNLGKRKRDANETELNGDPPTKRVANVSISDGADKAHPIDLSEAEGGAILIDDD